The following proteins are co-located in the Neodiprion virginianus isolate iyNeoVirg1 chromosome 6, iyNeoVirg1.1, whole genome shotgun sequence genome:
- the LOC124307187 gene encoding LARGE xylosyl- and glucuronyltransferase 2-like isoform X1, producing the protein MARPWIRCFIGAIAISTMFYFYLFSNVAESDKSKKALQADLKFRKVYTSINEPHNLTGYRMPDEQPQPRRNVEVTSFHLSSSPTECSIIHVAMVCAGYNSTFTTVIVVKSILFYRRNPLHFHFIVDEIANTTLFTLFESWNLPNVQLSYYKSAELVPRVAWIPNKHYSGVYGLLKLILPEVLSVDKVIVLDTDVTILTDILRLWKLFDNFESQHFIGLVENQSDWYSKPSARNPFPWPALGRGFNTGVILMHLKRLRSMEFLKIWEKTSRATLEEISETHLADQDIINTVIKKYPGILYRLDCTWNVQLSVQTLSENCYTNTNEINIIHWNSPKKQDVTNKHIDDFRKAYQIFLELDGNLLRRQLFPCQKSDERVFSQNSETGHGTCQKFEESSRINYRTYLFLLEYENNFRYIPDVTLITQCSGDRLTLLEDLCKRWRGAISVALYFTDADTYNFIKFVRGSEELSKRRNIAYHVVYKEGDFYPVNYLRNVGMSHVTTSYVFQLDVDFLPSNGLYDTLMSSIVSLRLTQDRQVALIVPAFETERYRFNFPESKEALVRSLNRGMFYTFRYHIWSQGHAATNYTHWCKASEPYEVDWEPDFEPYVVVPSSAPSYDTRFVGFGWNKVSHIAHLAAMGYRFVVLPDAFVIHRPHAPSFDIVKFRQDSLYRRCLKKLKDTFVDELLRKYEASAVSNLKKRSRSSGTKVRDEKEQNA; encoded by the exons ATGGCTCGACCATGGATAAGGTGTTTTATTGGAGCCATTGCAATATCGACGATGTTTTACTTCTACTTGTTCTCGAACG TTGCAGAAAGTGACAAATCCAAAAAGGCACTTCAGGCTGATCTTAAATTTAGAAAAGTATATACTAGCATAAACGAACCACATAATCTCACTGGCTACCGAATGCCTGACGAGCAGCCTCAGCCTCGAAGGAATGTGGAGGTAACATCGTTTCACTTGTCCAGCTCGCCT ACCGAGTGCAGCATCATCCACGTAGCGATGGTATGCGCAGGATACAACTCGACATTTACTACCGTAATTGTGGTCAAGTCCATTTTATTCTATCGAAGGAATCCTCTTCACTTTCACTTCATCGTAGACGAGATTGCCAACACAACTCTTTTCACGTTATTTGAATCATGGAATCTACCAAATG TTCAACTGAGTTATTATAAGTCCGCAGAATTGGTACCGCGAGTAGCTTGGATACCGAACAAGCATTACTCCGGAGTTTACGGTCTGCTAAAACTGATTCTTCCTGAGGTACTAAGTGTTGATAAAGTGATAGTACTTGATACTGATGTTACCATTCTAACGGATATACTAAGGCTATGGAAATTGTTCGACAACTTTGAGTCTCAGCACTTCATAGGATTAGTAGAAAACCAAAGTGACTGGTATTCAAAACCGTCAGCAAGAAACCCGTTTCCCTGGCCTGCATTGGGTCGAGGTTTCAACACGGGGGTCATTTTGATGCACTTGAAGCGACTTAGGAGTATggaatttctgaaaatatgGGAAAAAACGTCGCGAGCCACCCTAGAAGAGATTTCCGAAACTCATCTCGCCGACcaagatataataaatactgTGATAAAGAAGTACCCCGGTATATTGTACAGGCTTGATTGTACGTGGAACGTTCAGTTGAGTGTTCAAACATTGAGTGAAAATTGTTATACTAACACGAACGAAATAAAT ATTATTCACTGGAATTCACCAAAAAAACAAGACGTGACCAACAAGCATATTGACGACTTTCGAAAGGcgtatcaaatatttttagagcTGGACGGAAATCTGCTGCGAAGGCAGCTTTTCCCATGCCAAAAATCAGACGAGCGAGTTTTTTCCCAAAACTCG GAAACTGGTCACGGCACGTGTCAGAAATTCGAGGAAAGTTCGCGAATTAACTATCGTACGTATTTGTTCCTCCTCGAGTACGAAAACAACTTTCGGTACATCCCCGACGTGACTCTGATCACGCAGTGTAGTGGAGACCGGTTAACGCTTTTGGAAGATTTGTGCAAACGTTGGAGAGGCGCGATATCCGTGGCCCTGTATTTTACGGACGCAGACActtataatttcattaaatttgtACGGGGTTCGGAGGAGCTGAGCAAACGAAGAAACATCGCCTACCACGTCGTCTACAAGGAAGGG GACTTTTACCCGGTAAATTATTTACGCAACGTAGGAATGTCGCACGTGACTACATCCTACGTATTTCAATTAGACGTTGACTTTTTACCCTCCAATGGTTTATACGATACACTGATGAGCAGTATTGTCTCCCTGCGATTGACCCAAGATAGACAAGTTGCGTTGATAGTACCTGCCTTCGAAACCGAAAGATACAG GTTCAATTTTCCCGAGAGCAAAGAAGCCCTCGTTAGGTCTCTGAACCGTGGTATGTTTTACACATTCCGATATCACATCTGGTCCCAGGGACATGCGGCAACGAACTACACTCACTGGTGCAAGGCTTCTGAGCCATACGAG gTTGATTGGGAGCCAGACTTCGAACCGTATGTCGTGGTTCCGAGTTCGGCTCCTAGCTACGATACCAGATTCGTTGGTTTCGGTTGGAACAAAGTCTCGCACATAGCACATCTAGCGGCGATGGGATACag GTTCGTCGTTCTGCCTGACGCGTTTGTTATCCATCGTCCTCACGCACCGAGTTTCGACATCGTTAAATTTCGACAGGACTCGTTATACAGAAG atgcctgaaaaaattgaaagatacTTTTGTCGACGAGTTGTTAAGGAAGTACGAGGCTAGTGCTGTTTCCAATTTGAAGAAGCGATCCCGTTCATCCGGGACAAAAGTACGAGATGAAAAGGAGCAAAATGCTTGA
- the LOC124307187 gene encoding LARGE xylosyl- and glucuronyltransferase 2-like isoform X4, producing the protein MPDEQPQPRRNVEVTSFHLSSSPTECSIIHVAMVCAGYNSTFTTVIVVKSILFYRRNPLHFHFIVDEIANTTLFTLFESWNLPNVQLSYYKSAELVPRVAWIPNKHYSGVYGLLKLILPEVLSVDKVIVLDTDVTILTDILRLWKLFDNFESQHFIGLVENQSDWYSKPSARNPFPWPALGRGFNTGVILMHLKRLRSMEFLKIWEKTSRATLEEISETHLADQDIINTVIKKYPGILYRLDCTWNVQLSVQTLSENCYTNTNEINIIHWNSPKKQDVTNKHIDDFRKAYQIFLELDGNLLRRQLFPCQKSDERVFSQNSETGHGTCQKFEESSRINYRTYLFLLEYENNFRYIPDVTLITQCSGDRLTLLEDLCKRWRGAISVALYFTDADTYNFIKFVRGSEELSKRRNIAYHVVYKEGDFYPVNYLRNVGMSHVTTSYVFQLDVDFLPSNGLYDTLMSSIVSLRLTQDRQVALIVPAFETERYRFNFPESKEALVRSLNRGMFYTFRYHIWSQGHAATNYTHWCKASEPYEVDWEPDFEPYVVVPSSAPSYDTRFVGFGWNKVSHIAHLAAMGYRFVVLPDAFVIHRPHAPSFDIVKFRQDSLYRRCLKKLKDTFVDELLRKYEASAVSNLKKRSRSSGTKVRDEKEQNA; encoded by the exons ATGCCTGACGAGCAGCCTCAGCCTCGAAGGAATGTGGAGGTAACATCGTTTCACTTGTCCAGCTCGCCT ACCGAGTGCAGCATCATCCACGTAGCGATGGTATGCGCAGGATACAACTCGACATTTACTACCGTAATTGTGGTCAAGTCCATTTTATTCTATCGAAGGAATCCTCTTCACTTTCACTTCATCGTAGACGAGATTGCCAACACAACTCTTTTCACGTTATTTGAATCATGGAATCTACCAAATG TTCAACTGAGTTATTATAAGTCCGCAGAATTGGTACCGCGAGTAGCTTGGATACCGAACAAGCATTACTCCGGAGTTTACGGTCTGCTAAAACTGATTCTTCCTGAGGTACTAAGTGTTGATAAAGTGATAGTACTTGATACTGATGTTACCATTCTAACGGATATACTAAGGCTATGGAAATTGTTCGACAACTTTGAGTCTCAGCACTTCATAGGATTAGTAGAAAACCAAAGTGACTGGTATTCAAAACCGTCAGCAAGAAACCCGTTTCCCTGGCCTGCATTGGGTCGAGGTTTCAACACGGGGGTCATTTTGATGCACTTGAAGCGACTTAGGAGTATggaatttctgaaaatatgGGAAAAAACGTCGCGAGCCACCCTAGAAGAGATTTCCGAAACTCATCTCGCCGACcaagatataataaatactgTGATAAAGAAGTACCCCGGTATATTGTACAGGCTTGATTGTACGTGGAACGTTCAGTTGAGTGTTCAAACATTGAGTGAAAATTGTTATACTAACACGAACGAAATAAAT ATTATTCACTGGAATTCACCAAAAAAACAAGACGTGACCAACAAGCATATTGACGACTTTCGAAAGGcgtatcaaatatttttagagcTGGACGGAAATCTGCTGCGAAGGCAGCTTTTCCCATGCCAAAAATCAGACGAGCGAGTTTTTTCCCAAAACTCG GAAACTGGTCACGGCACGTGTCAGAAATTCGAGGAAAGTTCGCGAATTAACTATCGTACGTATTTGTTCCTCCTCGAGTACGAAAACAACTTTCGGTACATCCCCGACGTGACTCTGATCACGCAGTGTAGTGGAGACCGGTTAACGCTTTTGGAAGATTTGTGCAAACGTTGGAGAGGCGCGATATCCGTGGCCCTGTATTTTACGGACGCAGACActtataatttcattaaatttgtACGGGGTTCGGAGGAGCTGAGCAAACGAAGAAACATCGCCTACCACGTCGTCTACAAGGAAGGG GACTTTTACCCGGTAAATTATTTACGCAACGTAGGAATGTCGCACGTGACTACATCCTACGTATTTCAATTAGACGTTGACTTTTTACCCTCCAATGGTTTATACGATACACTGATGAGCAGTATTGTCTCCCTGCGATTGACCCAAGATAGACAAGTTGCGTTGATAGTACCTGCCTTCGAAACCGAAAGATACAG GTTCAATTTTCCCGAGAGCAAAGAAGCCCTCGTTAGGTCTCTGAACCGTGGTATGTTTTACACATTCCGATATCACATCTGGTCCCAGGGACATGCGGCAACGAACTACACTCACTGGTGCAAGGCTTCTGAGCCATACGAG gTTGATTGGGAGCCAGACTTCGAACCGTATGTCGTGGTTCCGAGTTCGGCTCCTAGCTACGATACCAGATTCGTTGGTTTCGGTTGGAACAAAGTCTCGCACATAGCACATCTAGCGGCGATGGGATACag GTTCGTCGTTCTGCCTGACGCGTTTGTTATCCATCGTCCTCACGCACCGAGTTTCGACATCGTTAAATTTCGACAGGACTCGTTATACAGAAG atgcctgaaaaaattgaaagatacTTTTGTCGACGAGTTGTTAAGGAAGTACGAGGCTAGTGCTGTTTCCAATTTGAAGAAGCGATCCCGTTCATCCGGGACAAAAGTACGAGATGAAAAGGAGCAAAATGCTTGA
- the LOC124307187 gene encoding LARGE xylosyl- and glucuronyltransferase 2-like isoform X2 codes for MARPWIRCFIGAIAISTMFYFYLFSNESDKSKKALQADLKFRKVYTSINEPHNLTGYRMPDEQPQPRRNVEVTSFHLSSSPTECSIIHVAMVCAGYNSTFTTVIVVKSILFYRRNPLHFHFIVDEIANTTLFTLFESWNLPNVQLSYYKSAELVPRVAWIPNKHYSGVYGLLKLILPEVLSVDKVIVLDTDVTILTDILRLWKLFDNFESQHFIGLVENQSDWYSKPSARNPFPWPALGRGFNTGVILMHLKRLRSMEFLKIWEKTSRATLEEISETHLADQDIINTVIKKYPGILYRLDCTWNVQLSVQTLSENCYTNTNEINIIHWNSPKKQDVTNKHIDDFRKAYQIFLELDGNLLRRQLFPCQKSDERVFSQNSETGHGTCQKFEESSRINYRTYLFLLEYENNFRYIPDVTLITQCSGDRLTLLEDLCKRWRGAISVALYFTDADTYNFIKFVRGSEELSKRRNIAYHVVYKEGDFYPVNYLRNVGMSHVTTSYVFQLDVDFLPSNGLYDTLMSSIVSLRLTQDRQVALIVPAFETERYRFNFPESKEALVRSLNRGMFYTFRYHIWSQGHAATNYTHWCKASEPYEVDWEPDFEPYVVVPSSAPSYDTRFVGFGWNKVSHIAHLAAMGYRFVVLPDAFVIHRPHAPSFDIVKFRQDSLYRRCLKKLKDTFVDELLRKYEASAVSNLKKRSRSSGTKVRDEKEQNA; via the exons ATGGCTCGACCATGGATAAGGTGTTTTATTGGAGCCATTGCAATATCGACGATGTTTTACTTCTACTTGTTCTCGAACG AAAGTGACAAATCCAAAAAGGCACTTCAGGCTGATCTTAAATTTAGAAAAGTATATACTAGCATAAACGAACCACATAATCTCACTGGCTACCGAATGCCTGACGAGCAGCCTCAGCCTCGAAGGAATGTGGAGGTAACATCGTTTCACTTGTCCAGCTCGCCT ACCGAGTGCAGCATCATCCACGTAGCGATGGTATGCGCAGGATACAACTCGACATTTACTACCGTAATTGTGGTCAAGTCCATTTTATTCTATCGAAGGAATCCTCTTCACTTTCACTTCATCGTAGACGAGATTGCCAACACAACTCTTTTCACGTTATTTGAATCATGGAATCTACCAAATG TTCAACTGAGTTATTATAAGTCCGCAGAATTGGTACCGCGAGTAGCTTGGATACCGAACAAGCATTACTCCGGAGTTTACGGTCTGCTAAAACTGATTCTTCCTGAGGTACTAAGTGTTGATAAAGTGATAGTACTTGATACTGATGTTACCATTCTAACGGATATACTAAGGCTATGGAAATTGTTCGACAACTTTGAGTCTCAGCACTTCATAGGATTAGTAGAAAACCAAAGTGACTGGTATTCAAAACCGTCAGCAAGAAACCCGTTTCCCTGGCCTGCATTGGGTCGAGGTTTCAACACGGGGGTCATTTTGATGCACTTGAAGCGACTTAGGAGTATggaatttctgaaaatatgGGAAAAAACGTCGCGAGCCACCCTAGAAGAGATTTCCGAAACTCATCTCGCCGACcaagatataataaatactgTGATAAAGAAGTACCCCGGTATATTGTACAGGCTTGATTGTACGTGGAACGTTCAGTTGAGTGTTCAAACATTGAGTGAAAATTGTTATACTAACACGAACGAAATAAAT ATTATTCACTGGAATTCACCAAAAAAACAAGACGTGACCAACAAGCATATTGACGACTTTCGAAAGGcgtatcaaatatttttagagcTGGACGGAAATCTGCTGCGAAGGCAGCTTTTCCCATGCCAAAAATCAGACGAGCGAGTTTTTTCCCAAAACTCG GAAACTGGTCACGGCACGTGTCAGAAATTCGAGGAAAGTTCGCGAATTAACTATCGTACGTATTTGTTCCTCCTCGAGTACGAAAACAACTTTCGGTACATCCCCGACGTGACTCTGATCACGCAGTGTAGTGGAGACCGGTTAACGCTTTTGGAAGATTTGTGCAAACGTTGGAGAGGCGCGATATCCGTGGCCCTGTATTTTACGGACGCAGACActtataatttcattaaatttgtACGGGGTTCGGAGGAGCTGAGCAAACGAAGAAACATCGCCTACCACGTCGTCTACAAGGAAGGG GACTTTTACCCGGTAAATTATTTACGCAACGTAGGAATGTCGCACGTGACTACATCCTACGTATTTCAATTAGACGTTGACTTTTTACCCTCCAATGGTTTATACGATACACTGATGAGCAGTATTGTCTCCCTGCGATTGACCCAAGATAGACAAGTTGCGTTGATAGTACCTGCCTTCGAAACCGAAAGATACAG GTTCAATTTTCCCGAGAGCAAAGAAGCCCTCGTTAGGTCTCTGAACCGTGGTATGTTTTACACATTCCGATATCACATCTGGTCCCAGGGACATGCGGCAACGAACTACACTCACTGGTGCAAGGCTTCTGAGCCATACGAG gTTGATTGGGAGCCAGACTTCGAACCGTATGTCGTGGTTCCGAGTTCGGCTCCTAGCTACGATACCAGATTCGTTGGTTTCGGTTGGAACAAAGTCTCGCACATAGCACATCTAGCGGCGATGGGATACag GTTCGTCGTTCTGCCTGACGCGTTTGTTATCCATCGTCCTCACGCACCGAGTTTCGACATCGTTAAATTTCGACAGGACTCGTTATACAGAAG atgcctgaaaaaattgaaagatacTTTTGTCGACGAGTTGTTAAGGAAGTACGAGGCTAGTGCTGTTTCCAATTTGAAGAAGCGATCCCGTTCATCCGGGACAAAAGTACGAGATGAAAAGGAGCAAAATGCTTGA
- the LOC124307187 gene encoding LARGE xylosyl- and glucuronyltransferase 2-like isoform X3 yields the protein MARPWIRCFIGAIAISTMFYFYLFSNVAESDKSKKALQADLKFRKVYTSINEPHNLTGYRMPDEQPQPRRNVETECSIIHVAMVCAGYNSTFTTVIVVKSILFYRRNPLHFHFIVDEIANTTLFTLFESWNLPNVQLSYYKSAELVPRVAWIPNKHYSGVYGLLKLILPEVLSVDKVIVLDTDVTILTDILRLWKLFDNFESQHFIGLVENQSDWYSKPSARNPFPWPALGRGFNTGVILMHLKRLRSMEFLKIWEKTSRATLEEISETHLADQDIINTVIKKYPGILYRLDCTWNVQLSVQTLSENCYTNTNEINIIHWNSPKKQDVTNKHIDDFRKAYQIFLELDGNLLRRQLFPCQKSDERVFSQNSETGHGTCQKFEESSRINYRTYLFLLEYENNFRYIPDVTLITQCSGDRLTLLEDLCKRWRGAISVALYFTDADTYNFIKFVRGSEELSKRRNIAYHVVYKEGDFYPVNYLRNVGMSHVTTSYVFQLDVDFLPSNGLYDTLMSSIVSLRLTQDRQVALIVPAFETERYRFNFPESKEALVRSLNRGMFYTFRYHIWSQGHAATNYTHWCKASEPYEVDWEPDFEPYVVVPSSAPSYDTRFVGFGWNKVSHIAHLAAMGYRFVVLPDAFVIHRPHAPSFDIVKFRQDSLYRRCLKKLKDTFVDELLRKYEASAVSNLKKRSRSSGTKVRDEKEQNA from the exons ATGGCTCGACCATGGATAAGGTGTTTTATTGGAGCCATTGCAATATCGACGATGTTTTACTTCTACTTGTTCTCGAACG TTGCAGAAAGTGACAAATCCAAAAAGGCACTTCAGGCTGATCTTAAATTTAGAAAAGTATATACTAGCATAAACGAACCACATAATCTCACTGGCTACCGAATGCCTGACGAGCAGCCTCAGCCTCGAAGGAATGTGGAG ACCGAGTGCAGCATCATCCACGTAGCGATGGTATGCGCAGGATACAACTCGACATTTACTACCGTAATTGTGGTCAAGTCCATTTTATTCTATCGAAGGAATCCTCTTCACTTTCACTTCATCGTAGACGAGATTGCCAACACAACTCTTTTCACGTTATTTGAATCATGGAATCTACCAAATG TTCAACTGAGTTATTATAAGTCCGCAGAATTGGTACCGCGAGTAGCTTGGATACCGAACAAGCATTACTCCGGAGTTTACGGTCTGCTAAAACTGATTCTTCCTGAGGTACTAAGTGTTGATAAAGTGATAGTACTTGATACTGATGTTACCATTCTAACGGATATACTAAGGCTATGGAAATTGTTCGACAACTTTGAGTCTCAGCACTTCATAGGATTAGTAGAAAACCAAAGTGACTGGTATTCAAAACCGTCAGCAAGAAACCCGTTTCCCTGGCCTGCATTGGGTCGAGGTTTCAACACGGGGGTCATTTTGATGCACTTGAAGCGACTTAGGAGTATggaatttctgaaaatatgGGAAAAAACGTCGCGAGCCACCCTAGAAGAGATTTCCGAAACTCATCTCGCCGACcaagatataataaatactgTGATAAAGAAGTACCCCGGTATATTGTACAGGCTTGATTGTACGTGGAACGTTCAGTTGAGTGTTCAAACATTGAGTGAAAATTGTTATACTAACACGAACGAAATAAAT ATTATTCACTGGAATTCACCAAAAAAACAAGACGTGACCAACAAGCATATTGACGACTTTCGAAAGGcgtatcaaatatttttagagcTGGACGGAAATCTGCTGCGAAGGCAGCTTTTCCCATGCCAAAAATCAGACGAGCGAGTTTTTTCCCAAAACTCG GAAACTGGTCACGGCACGTGTCAGAAATTCGAGGAAAGTTCGCGAATTAACTATCGTACGTATTTGTTCCTCCTCGAGTACGAAAACAACTTTCGGTACATCCCCGACGTGACTCTGATCACGCAGTGTAGTGGAGACCGGTTAACGCTTTTGGAAGATTTGTGCAAACGTTGGAGAGGCGCGATATCCGTGGCCCTGTATTTTACGGACGCAGACActtataatttcattaaatttgtACGGGGTTCGGAGGAGCTGAGCAAACGAAGAAACATCGCCTACCACGTCGTCTACAAGGAAGGG GACTTTTACCCGGTAAATTATTTACGCAACGTAGGAATGTCGCACGTGACTACATCCTACGTATTTCAATTAGACGTTGACTTTTTACCCTCCAATGGTTTATACGATACACTGATGAGCAGTATTGTCTCCCTGCGATTGACCCAAGATAGACAAGTTGCGTTGATAGTACCTGCCTTCGAAACCGAAAGATACAG GTTCAATTTTCCCGAGAGCAAAGAAGCCCTCGTTAGGTCTCTGAACCGTGGTATGTTTTACACATTCCGATATCACATCTGGTCCCAGGGACATGCGGCAACGAACTACACTCACTGGTGCAAGGCTTCTGAGCCATACGAG gTTGATTGGGAGCCAGACTTCGAACCGTATGTCGTGGTTCCGAGTTCGGCTCCTAGCTACGATACCAGATTCGTTGGTTTCGGTTGGAACAAAGTCTCGCACATAGCACATCTAGCGGCGATGGGATACag GTTCGTCGTTCTGCCTGACGCGTTTGTTATCCATCGTCCTCACGCACCGAGTTTCGACATCGTTAAATTTCGACAGGACTCGTTATACAGAAG atgcctgaaaaaattgaaagatacTTTTGTCGACGAGTTGTTAAGGAAGTACGAGGCTAGTGCTGTTTCCAATTTGAAGAAGCGATCCCGTTCATCCGGGACAAAAGTACGAGATGAAAAGGAGCAAAATGCTTGA
- the LOC124307186 gene encoding leucine-rich repeat-containing protein 24-like, protein MDSTLVFLVGFLLATARICGGQEDWDCEAPCKCKWISGRKSAECIQQNLTTVPNWLSSVIQSLDLTGNALVNLRRDAFLEVKLDNLQKLTLRDCGIETIHAGAFNGLKIVIEIDLSHNKIKVLRPGTFGDTDKLRILYLNTNLIQQLESGVFVNNTFLQRIDMSNNRLERIGQHPFVNLPGLHAIALNRNNLTHLRKQIFENLPKLGSLEVHENPWKCDCHLKEFRDWLMNTTFYTDQTTCAQPPNLAGRIWRGIKSEEFACRPKIVYVGPAPLVEIGPGDVTLVCKVFGTPLPDVTWWLRQRELSNSSRRYPLETKSYVLSKAGSWLNLTIPKATSADKGEYECRAVSPGGSEKKNVTLTVLGDVVGNTESGVSLALALGLGLTALLVLVILTLVLCACYCCRKRSRPNEKSTEANAIEHHGLGDQEKSLITAINPVVKPPRRYEAAPSVTSHGTETTELNRTLLDNESVFAGGVGDDDRERSTPELDQGSTLPRGATYRQYPPDLLAFSGGRGASPTSQASTAPDSSRLPSQPGSFSPTGTIASFPPGFKTLPHNRSAAPYSSGPPVLPRHGYVTIPRRPRAPSWSSAPPTSPDGLEPVYDNLGIRTTADGSSVLSLNKSPEPSGMRGRPLPGTPTAHFHPAIQRSTPNILAASPNDRAAPEGAPEWPSKLADETDVPFLAGGGTLGRKVPPRPPPKPKKKSANGPLYEDEGEDGTEV, encoded by the exons ATGGATTCGACGCTAGTTTTTCTCGTCGGCTTCCTGCTGGCGACCGCGAGAATCTGCGGCGGGCAGGAAGACTGGGACTGCGAGGCACCCTGCAAGTGCAAGTGGATCTCGGGAAGGAAGTCGGCCGAGTGCATCCAGCAGAATCTTACCACCGTCCCGAACTGGCTGTCCTCGGTGATCCAGAGCCTCGACTTGACGGGGAACGCGCTGGTTAATCTGCGCCGCGACGCCTTCCTCGAGGTGAAACTCGACAATCTTCAGAAACTGACGCTCCGCGATTGCGGGATAGAAACGATTCACGCCGGCGCGTTCAACGGTCTGAAAATCGTTATCGAGATCGACCTGTCTCACAACAAAATCAAGGTCCTGCGCCCCGGGACCTTCGGGGATACCGACAAGCTCAGGATCCTGTATCTCAACACGAACTTGATCCAGCAACTCGAGAGCGGTGTCTTCGTAAACAATACCTTCCTCCAGAGGATCGACATGTCGAACAACCGGCTCGAGCGCATCGGACAACACCCGTTCGTCAACCTACCCGGGCTCCATGCGATCGCCCTCAACCGTAACAACCTGACCCACCTGAGGAAACAGATATTCGAAAACCTTCCGAAACTCGGGAGCCTCGAGGTGCACGAAAATCCGTGGAAGTGCGACTGTCATCTCAAGGAGTTCCGCGACTGGCTGATGAACACCACTTTCTATACAGATCAAACGACCTGCGCCCAACCTCCGAATCTCGCCGGGAGGATTTGGCGCGGGATAAAGAGCGAGGAGTTCGCCTGCCGGCCCAAGATCGTCTACGTCGGTCCTGCCCCCCTCGTCGAAATCGGACCCGGCGACGTCACCCTGGTCTGCAAGGTCTTTGGCACCCCGCTGCCGGATGTTACGTGGTGGCTACGCCAGCGAGAGCTGAGCAATTCGAGTCGACGCTACCCTCTCGAGACGAAGAGCTACGTCCTGTCGAAGGCCGGAAGCTGGCTAAACCTGACGATCCCGAAAGCGACGTCCGCCGACAAGGGAGAGTACGAGTGTCGCGCCGTCAGCCCGGGCGGCtcggagaagaaaaacgtgaCGCTGACCGTCCTGGGCGACGTCGTCGGCAACACGGAGTCCGGGGTCAGCCTGGCCCTCGCCCTGGGCCTCGGGCTGACCGCCCTCCTGGTTCTGGTCATCCTGACCCTCGTGCTCTGCGCGTGCTACTGTTGTCGGAAGCGTTCCCGGCCTAACGAGAAGAGCACCGAGGCGAACGCCATCGAACACCACGGCCTCGGGGATCAGGAGAAGTCCCTGATAACCGCGATCAACCCCGTGGTGAAACCGCCCCGGAGGTACGAAGCCGCGCCGTCCGTGACCTCCCACGGAACCGAGACGACGGAGCTGAACCGAACCCTTCTGGACAACGAATCAGTATTCG CCGGAGGTGTCGGAGACGACGACAGGGAGCGGTCGACGCCGGAACTCGATCAGGGATCGACCTTGCCGAGGGGCGCCACCTACCGGCAGTACCCTCCGGATCTCCTCGCCTTCTCGGGTGGCCGCGGGGCCTCCCCGACCAGCCAGGCCTCCACCGCCCCCGACAGCTCGCGGCTACCCTCGCAGCCCGGCAGCTTCAGTCCGACCGGAACCATCGCCTCCTTTCCGCCGGGGTTCAAGACGCTGCCGCACAACCGCAGCGCCGCTCCGTACAGTTCGGGGCCTCCCGTGCTTCCGCGGCACGGATACGTCACGATACCGAGGCGGCCCCGCGCCCCCAGCTGGAGCAGCGCCCCGCCCACATCGCCCGACGGCCTTGAACCCGTATACGACAACCTGGGCATACGCACGACCGCCGACGGCAGCTCCGTCCTCTCCCTAAACAAGAGTCCCGAGCCTTCGGGAATGCGGGGGCGGCCTCTTCCCGGCACCCCGACGGCGCACTTTCATCCCGCGATACAGCGAAGCACGCCGAACATCCTCGCCGCCAGTCCCAACGACAGGGCCGCACCCGAGGGTGCCCCGGAGTGGCCCTCCAAGCTTGCCGACGAGACGGACGTGCCCTTCCTAGCCGGCGGCGGCACCCTCGGACGCAAGGTTCCACCGCGGCCGCCCCCGAAGCCCAAGAAGAAATCCGCGAACGGGCCGCTCTACGAGGACGAGGGCGAGGACGGAACCGAGGTATGA